ATATCTACAATGTACACAACAACTTCACTGCTCCTTTAACCATgacaaactcttcagaaagaaGAGTCACAATAAAAgctagtttatttttttttattcttctctgtaATGCTGGTATAACTTTGCCTTTAATAGTTTTTGCTGTTTCAAGCATCTTGCTGATTAGGTCTCTGTGGGTACACACCAGACAGATGCAAAATAATGCAACTGGCTACAGGGATCCCAGCTTAGAGGCTCATATCAGTGCCATCAAGTCagtcttttccttccttatccTCTatgttacatattttatttctttggttcTCATTTTATCCAACTTCTTTTTACCTTTAAGCATTGGGGAAGCCATATGTATAGCTGTAATGGCTGCCTGTCCTGCAGGACACTCTATGGTCTTAATCTGGAGCAACCCCAAATTTCGAGAGCTGCCAGCTAGGATTTTGCACCATGCAAACTGTCATGTCAGAACTAGATCTATGTAAAAGATGCGGGGCTAGCCTGGGCTTTCTGGTTTAGATCTAAATTAATTAAACTGAAGTCACTAGAGGTATAAAATAATACAAGCGTGAATTAGATTATAGCTCTGATCTGGAATCATGAAGAAGCTGGGAATTTGCTTTACTTGGATGTGATCCTTGTAATGAAGAACTCTGCAGGTTCTcctctattttaaaagattgcCTGCAGAACGTAAGTACTGTGCTTCCTGTACTTTCTTTGGAAATCACCACTATTTCTCtaagacagcagaaaaacaaggcCAAGACTCAGACAATAATGTAATCATTTGAAATGGTTTAAGTTACAAATCAGACTCTCATGATACTAACTGAACAGACTTGCTAAAGCACAGGCATGCTCAAATTTTATATGTCAATATGAAGCTTGAAGGCTGTTTCTGGTTAGTACAAGCACATAATGAGGATGCTAAGGAATTCCCAAGAATTTGGTAatttcttactgatttttttcaactgcTCTTTGATTCTataagtagaaaaatatttgctgattCTAAAAACATCTTTAAGTTTCCAGAATGATTCAGTGAAGAATGACACAGTCTTTTGAACTTCCTGCCATTGCTGAACTAGTAATCGATGACTGTGTTGCCAACAAAAAGATACATTGGAAGACTCTCCAAAATCCTGTGATAAGAGCTAATAGGAAAAAGAATTTCCTTAATGTCagacttttctgaagaattaattGAAAGGTTAATATTTCAGGGTGTGCTATAGAGCATAGATTCCTCAAATCAGAAGCATGGATTTGTGTCATTTAAATATTGTCAAGTATCAATAAATTtctgaattattaaaattaattaattaatattactAAGAAAATAGTTCACCAATGTTTAAATATATGGCTTGAAATTCTCTTTAAAAGTTTCTAGAAACTGCACATCTCCATGAAATGTCTCAATTTTCAGAAGCTGtgtcctgtaatttttttctacgCAGGAATTCCTTcagctttagaaataaattacaaattccTGGgcaaatcacatttttttggCAGAGTCCAAAACTCAGCAAATTATTGTTACATTAGAACTGGAACTTTATGATCCTTTTCAGTTGCAGTGGGAGTTTACATTCTTTTAAAGTGATCATCACTGAAATATATATGGCTTGAGCCTTGTGTTGACTAAGCCcattctgatttaaaatatcTGGTTTTGATGTTGTCACAGTCAATCTGTTTGAAGCAATGTATTAAACTGAGTTTGTGCAAgaattgggttttttaaaagatttaaagatAGCAAGTTAATGAATTATTTCTGTTGGAgtctttcttcccctttatgACATAAACCATTCCACAGGTGACAGCAGTGGCTTGCAGAAGAATTTTGTATGGCATTTAACAGAGCTGGTGAAAATTCAG
This sequence is a window from Balearica regulorum gibbericeps isolate bBalReg1 chromosome 1, bBalReg1.pri, whole genome shotgun sequence. Protein-coding genes within it:
- the LOC104638568 gene encoding taste receptor type 2 member 40 yields the protein MSTLFSLLFLAIAIIESMAGLLGNGTILAVRSTSCIRSKILSSYDMIMIFLSLSRFFLQSWMMLDLFLSLFCKTSYYEENLFVIFKTVFMFLNYSSLWFAAWLSVFYCTKVASFTQSFFIWLKQRISSLMPWMLITSSFFSFATSLPFAWDIYNVHNNFTAPLTMTNSSERRVTIKASLFFFILLCNAGITLPLIVFAVSSILLIRSLWVHTRQMQNNATGYRDPSLEAHISAIKSVFSFLILYVTYFISLVLILSNFFLPLSIGEAICIAVMAACPAGHSMVLIWSNPKFRELPARILHHANCHVRTRSM